The following proteins are co-located in the Tardibacter chloracetimidivorans genome:
- a CDS encoding lytic transglycosylase domain-containing protein: MSTLLLLGLSGFALTAASVTPQAREWYRARLGLSAAPSQPPAQADPLAEAILQWDSLRQSDSLAFESYAAFLRQHPGWPGESAMRRAAERNVRPDMTSPSLVVDHFTRFPPMTNTGSLRFAEALSAMGRRADAIFHARAAWVGGTLAPDDENRLLARFAADLAPADHDSRMERLLWDDALSAAQRQISFVTPQRRRYYDARLAMKLKWPDAAARLASVWSLYPNDPGLIADKARWQRDTSDWIGARRTLAEARVAPGSVRYPLPWMKLHLDYARAAANDSQWDLAYRIAADTNAYFPGTVLRDQPYAERDVLTSLEWLAGWTAYKNLGRPASAVVHFDRYSLAAQTPQTQSKGDYWAGRAAEAARQVAQARSYYEKAGSHPDHFYGQLALEQLGRPVATPPAPQATIAPYDRSAFEGKEVVRATRLLAELGDQKRLTTFVRALADNSWNEQEQLMVAELARSVSRPDLGVRLARNARKSSDSWLWTAGYPRLPLSPLMERHWTMIHAITRQESEFYKEAVSHANARGLMQLMPGTARETAGKVGLPYDYSRLTTDTNYNIMLGSTYFANLLDRYGGNHVMAVAAYNAGPGNVNKWVAANGDPRLAGVDVIEWIEKIPIYETRNYVQRVLENAVIYDVLNPAKASMRAGVRRLSAYLGRARGATASLAAERCAVPGTPMQSAAASAQC, encoded by the coding sequence TTGTCGACTCTATTGCTGCTGGGCCTGTCCGGCTTTGCCCTGACGGCGGCGTCCGTGACGCCCCAGGCGCGCGAATGGTATCGCGCCCGGCTGGGGCTTTCGGCCGCTCCGTCGCAGCCGCCCGCCCAGGCGGACCCGCTGGCCGAAGCGATCCTGCAATGGGATTCGCTGAGACAGTCCGACAGCCTTGCGTTTGAAAGCTACGCCGCTTTCCTGCGCCAACACCCCGGCTGGCCCGGCGAATCGGCCATGCGACGCGCAGCAGAGCGGAACGTCAGGCCCGACATGACATCGCCGTCGCTGGTGGTGGATCATTTCACCCGCTTTCCGCCAATGACGAACACCGGCAGCCTGCGCTTTGCCGAAGCGCTGTCTGCGATGGGGCGCAGGGCGGACGCGATCTTCCACGCACGGGCGGCCTGGGTAGGCGGCACACTGGCGCCCGACGACGAGAACCGGCTGCTGGCGCGATTTGCCGCCGATCTCGCGCCTGCCGACCACGACAGCCGGATGGAACGACTGTTGTGGGACGACGCGCTGTCGGCCGCGCAACGGCAGATCAGCTTCGTCACTCCGCAGCGCAGGCGCTATTATGACGCGCGGCTTGCAATGAAGCTGAAGTGGCCCGATGCCGCCGCCCGGCTGGCGTCGGTGTGGTCGCTCTACCCCAATGATCCCGGCCTCATCGCCGACAAGGCGCGCTGGCAGCGCGACACGAGCGACTGGATTGGGGCGCGCCGAACGCTGGCCGAGGCCCGTGTCGCGCCCGGATCGGTGCGCTATCCGCTGCCCTGGATGAAGCTGCACCTGGATTACGCACGGGCCGCGGCCAACGACAGCCAGTGGGATCTTGCCTATCGGATCGCGGCCGATACCAACGCCTATTTCCCCGGCACCGTGCTTCGTGACCAGCCGTATGCCGAACGCGACGTTCTGACCAGCCTGGAATGGCTGGCCGGATGGACAGCGTACAAGAACCTTGGCCGCCCCGCGTCCGCCGTGGTGCATTTCGACCGATACAGCCTGGCGGCGCAGACGCCCCAGACCCAGTCGAAGGGCGATTATTGGGCCGGACGCGCCGCCGAAGCCGCGCGGCAGGTCGCGCAGGCGCGCAGCTATTATGAGAAGGCCGGGTCGCACCCGGATCATTTCTATGGTCAGCTTGCGCTGGAACAGCTTGGCCGGCCTGTGGCCACTCCTCCCGCCCCGCAGGCGACGATCGCGCCCTATGACCGATCCGCTTTCGAGGGGAAGGAAGTGGTGCGCGCCACCCGCCTTCTGGCCGAGCTTGGCGACCAGAAGCGGCTGACGACCTTTGTCCGCGCGCTTGCCGACAACTCCTGGAACGAGCAGGAGCAGCTGATGGTGGCCGAGCTTGCCCGATCGGTGAGCCGGCCCGACCTTGGCGTGCGGCTGGCGCGCAACGCCCGCAAATCGAGCGACAGCTGGCTCTGGACCGCAGGCTATCCGCGCCTGCCGCTCAGCCCGCTGATGGAGCGGCACTGGACGATGATCCACGCCATCACGCGCCAGGAAAGCGAGTTCTACAAGGAAGCGGTGAGCCATGCGAACGCGCGCGGGCTGATGCAGCTGATGCCCGGCACCGCGCGGGAGACGGCGGGCAAGGTGGGGCTGCCCTATGACTATAGCCGGCTGACCACGGACACCAATTACAACATCATGCTTGGCTCCACCTATTTCGCCAATCTGCTGGACCGCTATGGCGGCAATCATGTGATGGCGGTGGCGGCCTATAACGCCGGGCCGGGCAATGTGAACAAATGGGTGGCGGCGAACGGCGACCCGCGCCTGGCTGGAGTCGACGTGATCGAATGGATCGAGAAGATCCCGATCTACGAGACGCGCAACTATGTGCAGCGCGTGCTTGAGAATGCAGTGATCTATGACGTGCTGAACCCCGCGAAGGCGAGCATGCGGGCAGGCGTGCGGCGGCTGTCGGCCTATCTGGGCCGGGCGCGCGGCGCCACTGCATCGCTCGCCGCGGAACGCTGCGCCGTCCCCGGAACGCCGATGCAGAGCGCCGCCGCAAGCGCCCAATGCTGA
- the greB gene encoding transcription elongation factor GreB produces MSQPNYITPAGFAALQAAHHQLFDQERPKMVEVVSWAAGNGDRSENGDYIYGRKRLREIDRELNRLAKRMKDAQVVDPRRQPDKHRVFFGATVTVADEDDRESAYTLVGVDEADAAAGRISWNTPIAKALRGAAVGDLRIVQLPGGAKELEIIAIRYPE; encoded by the coding sequence ATGTCGCAGCCAAATTACATCACCCCGGCAGGCTTTGCCGCGTTGCAGGCGGCGCACCACCAGCTCTTCGACCAGGAGCGCCCGAAGATGGTGGAGGTGGTGTCATGGGCGGCGGGCAATGGCGACCGATCCGAGAATGGCGACTACATCTACGGCCGCAAGCGGCTGCGCGAGATCGACCGCGAGCTGAACCGGCTGGCAAAGCGCATGAAGGACGCGCAGGTGGTGGACCCGCGTCGCCAGCCCGACAAGCACCGCGTCTTCTTCGGCGCGACGGTGACCGTGGCGGACGAGGACGACCGGGAAAGCGCCTACACGCTGGTCGGCGTGGACGAGGCGGACGCCGCCGCCGGACGGATAAGCTGGAACACACCAATTGCCAAAGCGTTGCGCGGCGCGGCGGTAGGCGATCTGCGCATCGTCCAGCTTCCGGGCGGAGCGAAAGAGCTTGAGATCATCGCCATCCGCTATCCCGAGTGA
- a CDS encoding sulfite exporter TauE/SafE family protein, with product MLVDPWFYAIAVPAVILLGLSKGGFAGVGSISMPLIALVIPPVQAAAVVLPILIVQDVVGVWAFRRTVDWRMLAVLMPGTVIGVGLGYLFATQVSVKGVLGMVGGLSVLFGVHRLWTEGRGPPAATRGLPEWMGSLFGAASGFTSQIAHAGAPPFQMWVMPRKLSRDLLVGTTAVYFGATNWIKVPAYIALGQFTAANMLITATLIPVAILSTFAGVALVRRVSPDKFNRIIYVLMILVGLKLCWDAAF from the coding sequence ATGCTTGTTGATCCCTGGTTCTACGCCATCGCCGTTCCGGCCGTTATCCTGCTCGGCTTGTCAAAGGGCGGGTTCGCCGGCGTCGGCAGTATCTCAATGCCGCTGATCGCGCTGGTGATCCCGCCTGTGCAGGCCGCCGCAGTCGTCCTGCCCATCCTGATCGTGCAGGACGTGGTCGGTGTCTGGGCGTTCCGGAGGACGGTGGACTGGCGGATGCTCGCCGTATTGATGCCGGGCACCGTCATCGGCGTGGGGCTGGGCTATCTGTTCGCGACGCAGGTTTCGGTAAAGGGCGTGCTCGGCATGGTGGGCGGGCTCTCTGTTCTCTTTGGCGTTCATCGCCTGTGGACGGAGGGGCGCGGCCCGCCCGCCGCGACGCGCGGCCTTCCTGAATGGATGGGAAGCCTCTTTGGCGCGGCGTCCGGTTTCACCAGCCAGATCGCCCATGCGGGCGCGCCGCCGTTCCAGATGTGGGTGATGCCGCGCAAGCTGTCGCGGGACCTGCTGGTCGGCACCACCGCCGTCTATTTCGGCGCGACCAACTGGATCAAGGTGCCTGCCTATATCGCACTCGGCCAGTTCACCGCCGCCAATATGCTGATAACGGCCACGCTCATTCCCGTTGCCATCCTCTCGACCTTTGCGGGCGTGGCTCTGGTGCGGCGCGTCTCTCCCGACAAGTTCAACCGCATCATCTATGTTCTGATGATTCTCGTCGGCTTGAAGCTGTGCTGGGACGCGGCCTTCTGA
- a CDS encoding SOS response-associated peptidase family protein: MCNHYEVPYEFRELPRDLEWRGPRKLRGGDAYPSWPGGKDRPAPILRRAQGEIIVEEICWGIPLATGTTTKPVTNIRNLSSPFWRGTLAKADFRCMVPAIRFAEWTPEPDPETGRKREAWFSMVDDQPFMFAGAWRPTDFGPRFAFLTCAPNDLVRPIHAKAMPVILHEEQYKPWLDGEPVEQFQTCFPTQLMRIAA, encoded by the coding sequence ATGTGCAACCACTATGAAGTGCCCTACGAGTTTCGCGAGCTGCCGCGCGACCTGGAATGGCGCGGCCCGCGAAAGCTGCGCGGCGGCGACGCCTATCCGTCCTGGCCGGGCGGGAAGGACAGGCCCGCGCCCATCCTGCGACGGGCGCAGGGTGAGATTATCGTCGAGGAAATTTGCTGGGGCATCCCGCTGGCGACCGGCACCACCACCAAGCCGGTCACCAATATCCGGAACCTCAGCTCGCCATTCTGGCGCGGCACGCTCGCCAAGGCCGATTTCAGGTGCATGGTCCCGGCGATCCGCTTCGCCGAATGGACGCCAGAGCCAGATCCTGAAACGGGCAGGAAGCGCGAGGCCTGGTTTTCGATGGTCGACGATCAGCCGTTCATGTTCGCCGGCGCATGGCGGCCGACGGATTTCGGCCCGCGCTTCGCCTTTCTCACCTGCGCGCCCAATGATCTCGTGCGGCCGATCCACGCCAAGGCGATGCCGGTGATCCTGCACGAAGAGCAATACAAGCCCTGGCTGGATGGCGAGCCGGTCGAGCAGTTTCAGACGTGCTTCCCGACGCAATTGATGCGGATCGCGGCCTGA
- a CDS encoding glycoside hydrolase family 19 protein, whose product MNAVEIAEIQRRIGAAPDGIWGPLTWAALFAFAGCRDAGRAEALGLGGHRHLKAYGIFTPLRIAHFMAQAAHETGDFCWLEEIWGPTNAQQRYEGRLDLGNTQAGDGYRFRGRGIFQLTGRANYRDMSVAVRRDLLAEPELAADPEISVQIAASFWKSRRLSPLADQDRVEAITKKINGGLNGFPRRVAKLERLKEVLL is encoded by the coding sequence ATGAACGCCGTTGAAATCGCGGAAATTCAGCGGCGCATAGGCGCCGCGCCGGACGGGATATGGGGGCCGCTCACATGGGCGGCCCTTTTCGCATTTGCGGGGTGTCGCGATGCGGGCCGCGCCGAGGCGCTGGGGCTTGGCGGGCACCGGCATCTGAAAGCCTATGGCATCTTCACGCCGCTGCGGATCGCGCATTTCATGGCGCAGGCAGCGCACGAAACGGGCGATTTCTGCTGGCTGGAGGAAATCTGGGGGCCGACCAATGCGCAGCAGCGCTATGAGGGGCGTCTCGACCTTGGGAACACCCAAGCGGGCGACGGCTATCGCTTTCGCGGCCGGGGCATCTTCCAGCTGACCGGACGCGCCAACTACCGCGACATGAGCGTGGCGGTGCGGCGCGACCTGCTGGCCGAACCCGAGCTGGCTGCCGACCCGGAGATATCGGTGCAGATCGCCGCCAGTTTCTGGAAATCGCGGCGGCTCTCGCCATTGGCCGATCAGGACCGGGTCGAGGCGATCACCAAGAAAATCAACGGCGGTCTGAACGGCTTCCCGCGTCGGGTGGCGAAGCTGGAGCGCTTGAAGGAGGTATTGCTGTGA
- a CDS encoding right-handed parallel beta-helix repeat-containing protein, with translation MKIVKCLMAALLASVIASPCLFPAQAATYHAATAAEVRALLPKLADGDVVELGDAPMGVVRWGGLKAVTIRGGVFDQITLDKPQGPTFDGLRVLMPATAATPAYQRAVQLYGGHATIRNFEISATAYDAAQPRKGLGLMFDGRAGANGQITVENGVLHNLDQGLGWLEQPVGVTVRNVTVRDLSTDGIQFGGADNVLIENFTCGARVATYAGAHPDCIQIASTGGPVNNLTIRNVAIDGWMPTQGVFLVNNPTVRGRNWTISGVRMLGYFYRGLTIMNADDVKISDVVLTTPINAVHFSMLTLDNVDGAEIRDTIACSHARNNVTGLVESGRVTIPCRRPAAYVGVGAGGNGAALPDTSALDATIAVLKAEVDRQGQVITAVRAAVQ, from the coding sequence ATGAAAATCGTCAAATGCCTGATGGCGGCGCTGCTTGCGTCCGTCATTGCTTCGCCGTGCCTATTTCCTGCGCAGGCCGCGACCTATCACGCAGCGACTGCCGCCGAGGTGAGGGCGCTGCTGCCGAAGCTTGCCGATGGCGATGTGGTGGAGCTGGGCGACGCGCCGATGGGCGTGGTGCGCTGGGGCGGGCTGAAGGCCGTGACGATCCGGGGCGGCGTGTTCGACCAGATCACGCTCGACAAGCCGCAGGGGCCGACCTTCGACGGCCTGCGGGTGTTGATGCCCGCCACGGCCGCGACGCCCGCCTATCAGCGCGCGGTGCAGCTTTATGGCGGCCATGCCACCATCCGCAATTTCGAGATTTCGGCGACGGCTTACGACGCGGCGCAGCCGCGCAAAGGGCTGGGCCTGATGTTCGACGGCCGGGCCGGTGCCAATGGCCAGATCACCGTCGAGAATGGCGTGCTGCATAATCTGGACCAGGGCCTTGGCTGGCTGGAGCAGCCGGTGGGCGTGACGGTGCGCAACGTCACCGTGCGCGACTTGTCGACCGATGGGATCCAGTTCGGCGGCGCGGACAATGTGCTGATCGAGAATTTCACCTGCGGCGCGCGGGTGGCGACCTATGCCGGCGCGCACCCGGACTGCATCCAGATCGCGTCGACCGGCGGGCCGGTGAACAACCTCACCATCCGCAATGTCGCGATCGATGGCTGGATGCCGACGCAAGGCGTGTTCCTGGTCAACAACCCCACGGTGCGCGGCCGGAACTGGACGATCAGCGGCGTCCGCATGCTGGGCTATTTCTATCGCGGCCTGACCATCATGAACGCCGATGATGTGAAGATCAGCGACGTGGTGCTGACGACGCCGATCAACGCCGTCCATTTCTCGATGCTGACGCTCGACAATGTCGACGGGGCCGAGATCCGCGACACCATCGCCTGCAGCCATGCGCGCAACAATGTGACGGGCCTTGTCGAGAGCGGCCGGGTGACGATCCCGTGCCGCAGGCCCGCCGCCTATGTCGGGGTGGGCGCCGGCGGCAATGGCGCGGCGCTGCCCGACACCTCGGCGCTGGATGCGACGATCGCCGTGCTGAAGGCGGAGGTGGACCGGCAGGGGCAGGTGATCACGGCCGTTCGCGCCGCGGTGCAGTGA
- a CDS encoding class I SAM-dependent methyltransferase: protein MSTMLRAIRATTLPVAVTVNGWVRALSRLTHKAQFLMQWGVHPNPEWFDTYLAQHYEWPAKRTSWLWDRGVYSVLGMPAGANVLEICCGGGFFTRNFYSGRAAHVTACDFDPTAIRHANRFNRAPNVRYELCDIRERLPAGQYDHIIWDAAIEHFTEDEMAAIMGRIKAAMNPGAILSGYTIKERDDGGEQHHEHEYEFKSLEDMTRVFKPYFKNVLAFETAYPERHNLYFMASDGVLPFDKDWPNALRVAA, encoded by the coding sequence ATGAGCACAATGCTGCGAGCCATCAGGGCCACGACCCTTCCTGTCGCCGTCACCGTCAACGGTTGGGTGCGCGCATTGTCCCGCCTCACCCACAAAGCGCAATTTCTCATGCAGTGGGGAGTTCACCCGAACCCGGAGTGGTTCGATACTTACCTTGCTCAGCACTACGAATGGCCCGCGAAACGAACGTCCTGGCTCTGGGATCGTGGCGTCTACAGCGTGCTGGGGATGCCAGCTGGAGCAAACGTCCTTGAAATCTGTTGTGGTGGCGGTTTCTTCACCCGAAATTTCTATTCAGGGCGGGCGGCTCACGTTACGGCGTGCGATTTCGACCCGACCGCCATTAGGCACGCCAACAGATTCAACCGCGCACCCAATGTCCGCTATGAACTGTGTGATATCCGAGAGCGTTTGCCTGCAGGACAATACGATCACATCATTTGGGATGCGGCGATCGAGCACTTCACCGAAGACGAAATGGCCGCGATCATGGGGCGCATCAAGGCTGCCATGAACCCCGGGGCTATTCTCTCCGGCTACACGATCAAGGAGCGCGACGACGGAGGCGAGCAACACCACGAGCACGAGTACGAGTTTAAATCGCTCGAAGACATGACGCGAGTGTTCAAGCCCTACTTTAAAAATGTCCTCGCCTTCGAGACCGCCTATCCGGAGCGACATAATCTTTACTTCATGGCCTCGGATGGAGTCCTTCCGTTCGACAAGGACTGGCCGAATGCCTTGAGGGTGGCAGCCTGA
- a CDS encoding phage tail protein, whose protein sequence is MSKAVKVLAIATAVAVNVIPGAGQAISSAILATIGTSFAAVAAVSALGTALVAYGSLSAVNLLNKQLAPTPNSQGAAPTTYRQTLGNTQIVYGKARVGGLINFYHAVQSSDEYRYFVVTIAGHPINAVTKYWLNDEEVTLDGSGMVTTGKYANGAWIWPDLGDDDATANATFVSECAGKWTTDHRGRGIAKLYLKFELTDDLIVNGMPNMTCEIEGKRDIYDPRDGSTGYSSNAALCFYDWLCLPRADGGFGADADEEVDWDFVAAQANICDEAVPLKAGGTEPRYSVDGLIQTGAAPDNTRDVLVMAMAGSFTYAGGIYKAYAGAFRTPNADALSEDDLVRNINITALLQGDRIANEARGTFNDPRQKYQATDFPTIALASGDDLKSVDIDLPFTKSYTACQRIAKILLNRTAAERAVTWPMNLAGLKIETLDNVQLATTRYGLSNYTWQVTGWMLGSDFSVQLQLREEQADWYDWTPAVDEQDLPVASEGLSQPIAWQIGAGAAPTSLATGSTSTSSIDISFTMPATNAIGWQVLYSETADIGTATVGATGTGYALGPVATSVGGLDNDTTYYFWARAVNLNGTLSPVAGPVSDTTDLI, encoded by the coding sequence ATGAGCAAGGCGGTGAAGGTGCTTGCCATCGCGACGGCGGTGGCGGTGAACGTCATCCCCGGCGCGGGGCAGGCGATTTCCAGCGCAATCCTGGCGACGATCGGGACTTCGTTCGCGGCGGTCGCCGCAGTCAGCGCGCTGGGGACGGCGCTGGTCGCCTATGGATCGCTCTCCGCCGTCAACCTGCTCAACAAGCAACTGGCGCCGACGCCCAATTCGCAAGGGGCTGCGCCGACGACATACCGGCAGACGCTGGGCAATACGCAGATCGTCTATGGCAAGGCGCGGGTCGGCGGGCTGATCAACTTCTATCACGCCGTCCAGTCTTCAGACGAATATCGCTATTTCGTCGTCACGATTGCAGGCCACCCGATCAATGCCGTCACCAAATACTGGCTGAACGATGAAGAGGTGACGCTCGACGGGTCGGGCATGGTGACGACGGGCAAATATGCGAACGGCGCGTGGATATGGCCCGATCTTGGCGATGACGACGCGACCGCCAATGCGACTTTCGTTTCGGAATGCGCGGGCAAGTGGACCACGGACCATCGCGGGCGCGGGATCGCCAAGCTCTATCTCAAGTTCGAGCTGACCGACGACCTGATCGTCAACGGCATGCCGAACATGACCTGCGAGATCGAGGGCAAGCGCGACATCTACGACCCGCGCGACGGATCGACCGGCTATTCCAGCAATGCGGCGCTGTGCTTTTACGACTGGCTGTGCCTGCCGCGCGCCGATGGCGGCTTTGGCGCGGATGCCGACGAAGAGGTGGACTGGGATTTCGTCGCCGCGCAGGCGAACATCTGCGACGAAGCGGTGCCTCTCAAGGCGGGCGGAACCGAGCCGCGCTATTCAGTCGACGGGCTGATCCAGACCGGCGCTGCACCGGATAACACGCGCGACGTGCTGGTGATGGCGATGGCGGGCTCGTTCACCTATGCGGGCGGCATCTACAAGGCCTATGCCGGCGCGTTCCGGACGCCCAACGCGGACGCGCTGTCGGAAGACGATCTGGTCCGCAACATCAACATCACCGCGCTGCTGCAAGGCGACAGGATCGCAAATGAAGCGCGTGGGACATTCAACGACCCGCGCCAGAAATATCAGGCGACAGATTTCCCGACGATCGCGCTGGCCAGCGGGGATGATCTCAAGTCCGTCGACATCGACCTGCCATTCACCAAAAGCTACACCGCCTGTCAGCGCATAGCGAAGATCCTGTTGAACAGGACGGCGGCCGAACGCGCGGTGACATGGCCGATGAACCTGGCCGGGCTGAAGATCGAGACGCTGGACAATGTGCAGCTGGCGACGACGCGCTACGGGCTTTCAAACTACACCTGGCAGGTGACGGGCTGGATGCTGGGCTCTGATTTTTCCGTGCAGCTCCAGCTGCGCGAGGAACAGGCGGACTGGTATGACTGGACGCCCGCCGTCGACGAGCAGGACCTGCCGGTCGCCTCGGAAGGCCTGTCTCAGCCGATAGCCTGGCAGATCGGTGCTGGCGCGGCGCCCACCAGCCTTGCGACCGGATCGACCAGCACCAGCTCGATCGATATCAGCTTCACGATGCCGGCGACGAACGCGATCGGCTGGCAGGTGCTCTACAGCGAAACGGCAGACATAGGGACGGCCACGGTCGGCGCGACCGGCACGGGCTATGCGCTGGGGCCGGTGGCCACCTCCGTCGGCGGGCTGGACAACGACACGACCTATTATTTCTGGGCGCGGGCGGTGAACCTGAACGGGACACTTTCGCCGGTGGCAGGGCCAGTGAGCGACACGACAGACCTGATCTGA
- a CDS encoding DUF6950 family protein — MRVIGWEKRLQQVLDAWGDREHGWQATCGDFAAEVVEAVAGRDVRPLIGLPVRSAREVAELYRHAGVRSLAGAVTKVLGEPRSRLMARRGDIVEADGDMALGVCLGERAAFLLDRGLVFLPMSAAVRSWSVE, encoded by the coding sequence ATGCGCGTCATCGGCTGGGAGAAGCGGCTGCAGCAGGTGCTCGACGCCTGGGGCGATCGGGAGCACGGCTGGCAGGCGACGTGCGGTGATTTTGCCGCCGAAGTCGTCGAAGCCGTGGCCGGGCGCGATGTTCGCCCGCTGATCGGCCTGCCGGTGCGGTCGGCGCGCGAGGTGGCAGAGCTCTATCGCCACGCAGGGGTGCGGTCGCTCGCCGGCGCCGTGACGAAGGTGCTTGGGGAGCCGAGATCGCGCCTGATGGCCCGCCGGGGGGATATCGTCGAGGCCGACGGCGACATGGCGCTGGGCGTGTGCCTGGGCGAGCGCGCCGCATTCCTGCTCGACCGGGGGCTGGTCTTTCTCCCGATGTCGGCCGCCGTGCGCAGCTGGAGCGTCGAATGA
- a CDS encoding phage tail length tape measure family protein, whose translation MTTAASLHTSLVLESSSFVVPLRNAVTETERGSRRINDSLRRVDRAAAQSQQRMRLMGYQISDIGAQLAGGQSPFLILAQQAPQMANAMDGAKGAVGRLAAFFSGPWGAALLAAGSVTAVLASKLWDSKDATDAHSTASMTLTDVLKNLDAIMEKNAVTLKTRHVENIDAAQAQILYAESALKAAEAELALAQARRQSALEGAVGGRSANLGGFGAVDAADVAVARAEEQIAKVRGAIAGSRLQLDTQIRVHNRKVDDDLKRTDEQLSKRESAAARRAKAERERAEREALKDYAFQASLDGQRAGAVADTIERLSETKLTDVYGGDLFQKMADDAQRAIGEFTEATGRRFDELNKSAESFNQGLSDGLADALVDGKSLGDVLVNSFKRAAAEALSSGIFNLIGGANGSSGVGGFLASTFGGFFADGGTLGAGKWGIAGERGPELIKGPASIIPAHALKAMNDNYGGGNVTVMQTIAPNFAGNAATREEVAQMAVYARQSAIAGVKEAQARRGPWRS comes from the coding sequence ATGACGACAGCCGCCAGTCTTCACACCTCATTGGTGTTGGAAAGTTCGTCGTTCGTCGTCCCGCTGCGCAATGCGGTGACCGAGACAGAGCGGGGATCGCGGCGCATCAACGATTCGCTCCGGCGGGTCGACCGGGCGGCGGCGCAATCGCAGCAGCGCATGCGGCTGATGGGCTATCAGATTTCCGATATCGGCGCGCAGCTTGCCGGTGGGCAAAGCCCGTTCCTCATCCTTGCCCAACAGGCTCCGCAGATGGCCAACGCCATGGACGGCGCAAAAGGGGCGGTCGGGAGGCTCGCGGCGTTCTTTTCCGGCCCATGGGGAGCGGCCTTGCTGGCGGCGGGGTCGGTTACAGCCGTGCTGGCGAGCAAGCTATGGGATTCAAAGGACGCCACCGACGCGCATTCCACCGCGTCGATGACATTGACCGACGTTCTTAAAAATCTCGACGCGATCATGGAAAAGAACGCGGTCACGCTCAAGACCCGCCACGTCGAGAACATTGATGCTGCACAGGCGCAGATTCTCTATGCGGAATCAGCCCTGAAGGCTGCCGAGGCCGAACTTGCACTGGCCCAGGCGCGTCGCCAGTCCGCGTTGGAGGGGGCCGTTGGCGGTCGGTCGGCCAATCTTGGAGGCTTTGGCGCCGTAGATGCGGCGGACGTGGCCGTCGCGCGCGCGGAAGAACAGATTGCCAAGGTGCGCGGCGCAATCGCTGGCTCACGCTTGCAGCTCGACACCCAGATCCGGGTTCACAATCGCAAAGTCGACGATGATCTGAAGCGTACCGACGAGCAGCTGTCCAAGCGGGAGTCCGCCGCCGCGCGGCGTGCGAAAGCCGAACGCGAGCGCGCAGAGCGCGAGGCGCTGAAAGATTATGCATTTCAGGCATCCCTTGACGGCCAGCGCGCCGGGGCGGTGGCCGACACCATCGAACGCCTCTCCGAAACCAAACTGACCGACGTTTATGGCGGCGATCTTTTCCAAAAGATGGCGGATGACGCGCAGCGCGCCATTGGCGAATTTACCGAGGCGACCGGGCGACGTTTCGATGAACTGAACAAGAGTGCGGAGTCCTTCAATCAGGGGCTGTCCGATGGACTTGCGGATGCGCTGGTCGACGGCAAGAGTCTTGGCGACGTGCTGGTCAACAGCTTCAAACGTGCGGCGGCAGAGGCGCTTTCCAGCGGCATCTTCAACCTGATCGGCGGGGCCAATGGCAGCAGCGGCGTTGGTGGATTCCTGGCCAGTACATTCGGCGGGTTCTTCGCTGATGGAGGTACGCTCGGGGCGGGCAAATGGGGCATCGCGGGTGAGCGCGGGCCGGAATTGATCAAGGGGCCCGCGAGCATCATTCCCGCTCATGCCCTGAAGGCGATGAACGACAACTATGGGGGCGGCAACGTGACCGTCATGCAGACGATCGCGCCGAATTTCGCGGGCAATGCGGCGACCCGGGAAGAGGTGGCGCAAATGGCGGTCTATGCCCGCCAGTCGGCGATTGCCGGAGTGAAAGAGGCCCAGGCGCGCAGGGGCCCGTGGCGGTCGTGA
- a CDS encoding phage tail assembly protein T has translation MTLAQLEASLSHAELVRWMAYDAVEPIGQRRIDDGFRLLAALIYSANRGKDSPELGPEDFLKTYEPPVEQDPMAEAAALAAFLDRMVEKS, from the coding sequence ATGACGCTCGCGCAGCTTGAGGCGTCATTGTCGCACGCCGAACTGGTCCGGTGGATGGCATATGACGCCGTGGAGCCGATCGGCCAGCGGCGTATCGACGACGGGTTCCGGCTGCTCGCGGCGCTGATCTATTCGGCAAATCGCGGCAAAGACAGCCCGGAGCTTGGACCTGAAGATTTCCTGAAAACCTATGAACCGCCCGTCGAGCAAGACCCGATGGCCGAAGCTGCGGCGCTCGCCGCGTTCCTTGACCGGATGGTGGAGAAATCATGA